The following coding sequences lie in one Thalassoglobus polymorphus genomic window:
- a CDS encoding 30S ribosomal protein S1, which yields MSTDKSAPQSDSPKSDSPQDEAQVASPIQDTPATESVLTDPVATESTPAETPVTETPVTETAKPAEPEVAATAPVAESPQASGSESPAEAPQAAPAAEAEASSAPAEGTPAPEADSPKGETSKLKLNPTTTPLDARPVPSLGGEAGFVPPVSEGPIELPGANDDEIEAEVAKALSGGESTSSTTADSTSTTETGAPGKSSVDSSIEAAIEQAMGGAETQAEGEEIPQQKLDPDDLEPGQKLSGVVQSVSGDNVFLDFGMRLSGVVPLKTFGSKGPPKSGETLEVLFEQVSEEEGLILTRLPGGVAAAVQSSDWDYLQKGQMVEALVKKTNKGGLEVTVGSLRGFIPASQIDLGFVEDMEVYVGKKVTAEITELKPAKKNLVLSRRKVLNARRADAKKQLMEELKPDQVRTGVIKTIKDYGAFVDLGGTDGFLPISQISWIRIGHPSEVISEGQEIEVKVLSIDREKDKISLGMRQLTQNPWKVAESKYEKGSNVTGRVTKTETFGAFVELEPGIEGLVHISELEHRRVKRVTEVLNVGDMIEVQVLEVDPGKKRISLSMKALKAKPEPVDRPAEPEVEKYERKRKGPLKGGTGSDSGGGLFGNPGDFGK from the coding sequence ATGAGCACGGATAAGAGTGCCCCTCAATCTGATTCCCCCAAATCAGATTCCCCTCAAGATGAGGCTCAAGTGGCGTCCCCTATTCAAGACACCCCTGCAACCGAGTCAGTTCTCACTGACCCAGTTGCGACTGAGTCCACTCCTGCGGAAACTCCTGTCACGGAAACTCCTGTCACGGAAACAGCAAAGCCAGCAGAACCCGAGGTCGCTGCCACTGCTCCTGTCGCAGAGAGCCCGCAGGCTTCAGGTTCAGAAAGTCCGGCAGAGGCTCCGCAGGCAGCACCAGCTGCAGAAGCGGAAGCGAGCAGTGCTCCGGCTGAGGGGACACCAGCACCGGAAGCTGATTCACCAAAAGGTGAGACTTCCAAGCTCAAGCTCAATCCGACAACCACTCCACTCGATGCACGCCCAGTTCCATCGCTGGGGGGAGAAGCCGGTTTCGTCCCGCCCGTTTCAGAGGGGCCGATCGAACTTCCCGGTGCCAACGATGATGAGATCGAAGCCGAAGTTGCGAAAGCTCTCAGTGGCGGGGAGTCAACATCCTCGACCACTGCAGATTCGACTTCAACCACCGAAACCGGTGCCCCGGGAAAATCGAGCGTTGATTCTTCAATTGAAGCAGCTATCGAACAGGCGATGGGTGGAGCAGAAACGCAAGCAGAAGGTGAGGAAATCCCTCAGCAGAAGCTCGATCCAGATGATCTGGAGCCCGGGCAAAAGCTAAGCGGGGTCGTCCAGTCAGTGAGTGGCGACAATGTGTTCCTCGATTTCGGAATGCGCCTCAGCGGTGTCGTTCCGCTCAAAACATTCGGCAGCAAAGGCCCACCGAAGTCTGGCGAAACTCTGGAAGTGCTCTTCGAACAAGTCAGCGAGGAGGAAGGGTTGATTCTGACTCGACTCCCCGGTGGAGTCGCAGCCGCAGTCCAAAGTTCCGATTGGGATTACTTGCAAAAAGGGCAAATGGTCGAAGCCCTGGTCAAGAAAACCAACAAAGGTGGTCTGGAAGTGACCGTCGGCAGCCTGAGAGGTTTTATCCCAGCCAGCCAGATCGATCTTGGCTTCGTCGAGGATATGGAAGTCTACGTTGGTAAAAAGGTGACTGCAGAAATCACCGAGCTGAAGCCAGCGAAGAAGAATCTCGTCCTCAGTCGTCGCAAAGTCTTGAACGCTCGCCGAGCCGACGCCAAAAAACAGTTGATGGAAGAACTGAAGCCTGACCAGGTTCGCACCGGGGTCATCAAAACAATTAAAGACTACGGTGCGTTCGTCGACCTCGGAGGGACTGATGGCTTCCTCCCGATTTCACAGATCAGCTGGATTCGCATCGGTCATCCATCGGAAGTGATTTCCGAAGGTCAGGAGATCGAAGTCAAAGTTCTCAGCATCGATCGTGAGAAAGACAAGATCAGCTTGGGGATGCGTCAACTTACGCAAAACCCATGGAAAGTTGCGGAGTCGAAATACGAAAAAGGTTCAAACGTCACTGGTCGAGTGACCAAAACTGAAACCTTTGGCGCTTTCGTCGAACTCGAACCCGGTATCGAAGGTCTTGTTCATATCAGTGAGCTTGAGCACCGCCGGGTGAAACGTGTCACTGAAGTGCTTAACGTCGGAGACATGATCGAAGTTCAGGTTCTTGAAGTCGATCCCGGCAAAAAGCGAATCAGCTTGTCGATGAAAGCTCTCAAAGCGAAACCAGAGCCTGTCGACAGACCAGCCGAGCCAGAAGTTGAAAAGTACGAACGCAAACGCAAAGGTCCCCTCAAAGGCGGAACCGGCAGCGATAGCGGTGGCGGCTTGTTCGGAAACCCCGGTGACTTTGGGAAGTAA
- a CDS encoding transposase — protein sequence MLTLRDHHSGDLFDPWEYLGLKRRRLLDRSWAGVFRDYLLKQLPVRELAAEFRDDFGRPTKDLYVALGALILQQLHDFTDQQTTEAIALNIAWHYALDIRQDSDAYLCERTLRNYRKKVLDAGFDQVLFRTLTDKLIEEIGVDTSKQRLDSTAVRSAIRGLTRLGILVEATSKFLRELKRMHPEQYSLVDPEMIRKYVTRTGDGCFGDTRPSESKKRITEAAEDVFKLIGLFQNAECSNLESFQLLQQIFHEQCEVSDSAAESVTVRPPSKTECDGVINPADPDARYNKHRGTGYLVQIMETYEEDSEEPDVSNTPKPDLITHVAVDPLTMHDKDALPPAFNDTEQRGIKPQTLLADSHYGSTECIENGCERDVEIVSPAQTPKGKLQGKFTLEDFEVDEEGCITCCPTGQQPSETSVSGVRLQVIFSKETCEGCPHKDRCPAASVGRHSARYQYTHDRVRLRLRRLRERGDEFRDRYRWRAGVEATMSRFKYQMGMARLRVRRMGNITYVATLRALGLNIRRVAAYRSAAG from the coding sequence ATGCTTACTCTACGCGACCATCACAGCGGTGATCTGTTTGATCCTTGGGAATATCTAGGGCTCAAACGAAGACGTCTTCTTGATCGGAGTTGGGCCGGAGTTTTCAGGGACTATTTGCTGAAGCAGCTTCCCGTCCGTGAGCTTGCTGCCGAATTCCGTGATGATTTTGGGCGTCCGACGAAGGATCTCTACGTCGCCCTGGGGGCATTGATTCTTCAGCAACTCCATGATTTCACCGATCAGCAAACCACCGAAGCGATCGCGTTGAATATCGCTTGGCATTACGCGTTGGATATCAGACAAGATTCTGACGCCTACCTCTGCGAGCGAACACTTCGCAACTATCGCAAGAAAGTACTGGATGCTGGCTTTGATCAAGTTCTTTTCCGCACGCTGACAGACAAACTCATTGAGGAGATTGGCGTCGATACAAGCAAGCAACGTCTTGATTCAACAGCGGTGCGATCAGCCATTCGTGGATTAACGAGGCTGGGAATTTTGGTCGAGGCAACGAGCAAGTTTCTGCGAGAGCTAAAACGAATGCATCCTGAGCAATATTCGTTGGTCGATCCAGAAATGATTCGTAAGTATGTCACTCGAACAGGTGACGGTTGCTTTGGCGACACACGGCCCAGTGAATCCAAAAAGCGGATCACGGAAGCTGCCGAAGATGTCTTTAAGCTCATCGGGCTCTTTCAAAATGCGGAATGTTCGAATTTGGAAAGCTTCCAGTTACTGCAACAAATCTTTCACGAGCAGTGTGAGGTTTCTGATTCCGCTGCAGAGTCCGTCACAGTGCGGCCACCAAGTAAAACGGAATGTGATGGGGTGATCAATCCCGCTGATCCCGATGCCCGCTACAACAAACATCGTGGCACAGGTTATCTCGTGCAGATTATGGAAACGTATGAAGAAGATTCCGAGGAGCCGGATGTCTCAAACACGCCCAAACCTGATCTGATCACTCACGTGGCTGTCGATCCGTTAACGATGCACGATAAAGACGCTCTGCCTCCTGCGTTCAATGACACTGAGCAACGTGGTATCAAGCCGCAGACGCTTCTTGCCGACTCGCACTATGGATCGACTGAGTGTATCGAAAACGGATGTGAGCGCGATGTTGAAATCGTCTCGCCGGCGCAGACGCCCAAGGGAAAGTTGCAGGGCAAGTTCACGCTTGAAGACTTTGAGGTCGATGAAGAAGGATGCATCACATGCTGTCCCACAGGACAGCAGCCATCAGAGACAAGCGTTTCTGGAGTTCGTCTCCAGGTTATTTTTTCGAAGGAGACATGTGAAGGCTGTCCTCACAAGGATCGGTGTCCAGCAGCATCAGTGGGACGCCATTCAGCACGCTATCAATACACACACGATCGCGTGCGTCTTCGACTACGCAGATTGAGGGAAAGAGGGGACGAATTTCGCGACCGCTATCGATGGCGAGCTGGAGTTGAAGCAACCATGTCACGGTTCAAATACCAGATGGGCATGGCTCGATTGCGAGTTCGACGAATGGGTAACATCACCTATGTGGCAACCTTGCGCGCTCTCGGTCTGAACATCCGCCGCGTTGCCGCCTATCGCTCGGCAGCTGGGTAG
- the mreB gene encoding rod shape-determining protein yields MLNRLRDWFCPDLGIDLGTVNTLITVRGEGVVVDEPTVVALEKKSRQILGRGAAVGKLAKQMIGRTPGSIEAVKPVRHGVITDFQLCEQMLRYFFRKAAVQKAGLRPRVVIAVPSGISPVEKRAVFNSAERAGAGRIYLIEKAKAASIGAGLPISEPLASMICDIGGGTTEAAILSLGEIVASRSSRIAGEAMDEAIVDAVRQRFSLRIGMATAEQLKIEIGSAYPLDNELTTEVRGLDSISGIPRKAMITSEELRLAVEDCLWKIVNNIKATIEVCDPELIGDLADTGIILTGGGALLRNSDLFFSEHLGVPVRVDPQPLTTVARGTAICLDHLQHWRRRFQTEGVGF; encoded by the coding sequence ATGCTGAACAGGCTGCGAGACTGGTTTTGTCCCGATCTCGGGATTGACCTCGGGACGGTGAATACACTGATCACCGTTCGTGGAGAGGGTGTGGTCGTTGATGAGCCGACAGTGGTCGCTTTGGAAAAGAAGTCGCGTCAAATTCTCGGTCGGGGAGCCGCTGTCGGGAAGTTGGCAAAGCAGATGATTGGGCGAACGCCCGGGTCGATTGAGGCAGTCAAACCGGTACGGCATGGAGTCATTACCGACTTTCAGTTGTGTGAGCAGATGCTCCGGTATTTCTTTCGAAAGGCTGCCGTACAGAAAGCCGGTTTGCGACCACGTGTGGTGATCGCAGTCCCTTCTGGAATCTCACCCGTAGAAAAACGCGCGGTCTTCAACTCTGCTGAACGAGCCGGAGCTGGGCGGATTTATCTTATCGAAAAGGCCAAGGCTGCGAGTATCGGAGCAGGGCTCCCGATCTCTGAACCGTTGGCAAGTATGATTTGTGACATCGGAGGGGGGACGACGGAAGCTGCGATTTTGAGCTTGGGGGAAATCGTGGCGAGCCGGTCGAGTCGCATCGCTGGCGAAGCGATGGATGAAGCAATCGTTGATGCCGTCCGACAGCGATTTTCGTTGCGGATCGGGATGGCAACCGCCGAGCAATTGAAAATCGAAATCGGCTCTGCCTACCCATTGGATAATGAATTAACAACAGAAGTCCGTGGGCTGGATAGTATCAGCGGGATTCCACGCAAAGCGATGATCACTAGTGAAGAGTTACGGCTGGCGGTTGAAGATTGCCTCTGGAAAATTGTGAACAACATCAAAGCAACTATTGAAGTCTGCGATCCCGAACTGATCGGAGACCTCGCCGATACGGGAATTATCCTCACTGGTGGAGGCGCTTTGTTACGGAACAGCGACCTTTTCTTCAGTGAGCACTTGGGCGTGCCCGTCCGTGTTGATCCTCAACCGTTGACGACAGTTGCTCGAGGAACAGCAATCTGCCTGGACCATCTGCAACACTGGCGTCGTCGTTTTCAAACAGAAGGCGTCGGGTTTTGA
- a CDS encoding rod shape-determining protein MreC, which translates to MNASRWQSPFSIWLGWLLVVAFLYFGPATFSNRLSSAILSGAGWSLTTLNELQVWSTKSVSVEKDSQATNVDVQQLRSLEQQNRDLATMIATLREQNALLNSFPGGPEFSETLPLRKTIAVTTNVIGSRGNELQGALRLLVSLGEREGIAENELVLDGAGLLVDQGALAGLSADQLVSLGKSLFGRTVQVGKWTTLVQPVTDPDFRTAVRLVRSSEFGTVMGARGILKGTGNGCEMIEVVGTEPVAVGDLVYTDTLVSPTSVPIYCGRVTNASIAANAAHWTIHVSPASSIDSTPAKLTVLKTDLHLRDESPSR; encoded by the coding sequence ATGAATGCCTCGCGTTGGCAATCTCCGTTCTCGATTTGGCTGGGCTGGCTGCTGGTTGTGGCATTCCTGTATTTTGGGCCTGCAACATTTTCGAATCGATTGTCGAGTGCCATTCTGAGCGGGGCAGGGTGGTCGTTGACGACATTGAATGAACTGCAAGTGTGGTCAACGAAATCCGTTTCTGTCGAGAAGGATTCTCAAGCGACGAATGTCGACGTACAACAGTTACGCTCGCTCGAACAGCAAAACCGCGATCTGGCAACGATGATTGCGACCTTGCGAGAACAAAACGCACTTTTGAACTCATTTCCTGGCGGACCTGAGTTCTCAGAAACTCTCCCGCTCCGAAAAACAATCGCGGTGACAACGAATGTGATTGGCTCGCGCGGAAATGAATTACAGGGAGCGTTGCGGTTGCTCGTTTCTCTAGGGGAACGTGAAGGGATCGCTGAAAATGAACTTGTTCTGGACGGCGCCGGGTTGCTGGTTGACCAAGGGGCTTTGGCAGGGCTGTCAGCTGATCAGCTTGTTTCATTGGGGAAATCTCTTTTTGGCCGGACCGTCCAGGTGGGGAAGTGGACGACGCTTGTTCAACCGGTGACTGATCCTGACTTCCGAACTGCGGTGCGGCTCGTCCGTTCTTCTGAATTTGGAACGGTAATGGGAGCACGAGGAATTCTGAAAGGGACAGGCAACGGTTGCGAAATGATCGAAGTGGTCGGAACAGAACCCGTTGCGGTGGGCGATCTCGTCTATACGGATACTCTGGTTTCGCCAACCTCGGTCCCGATTTATTGTGGACGTGTGACGAATGCCTCTATCGCAGCCAATGCAGCCCACTGGACCATTCATGTGAGTCCAGCCAGTTCGATTGATTCGACACCGGCAAAGCTGACGGTGTTGAAGACTGATCTCCATCTTCGTGATGAATCGCCATCACGTTGA
- a CDS encoding right-handed parallel beta-helix repeat-containing protein: MKDTCKSWLQVITACLGLSATTWGQSPDVGAFEAQQSEGGAVSQADYGSVRLGGQDHSASAAVPAPGVQQTHFIPGAPPMFNDALVPQDESVGFAATRPRDEILWRVGRSSMDRYGFEDGYTNLNAFIPLAFESDRALWWVNPRVNISDGGDGSASFGLGYREYIPEDDRVYGASFWWDNETAYNGDYNQLGGSFESLGRYVDMRMNFSIPIGESMNTSVVGQGENAFVGNNISVQQFIRTEEALQTYDAEIATPFPYLGGYGVDVGVGFYILAGEETDTSAGVSVRTQAQINDSFWLNGLYTNDPEFGSNFSINFELTMPSSGPIRWFKRPAVASALTDSVIRRYRMPVSTGTGIQQNIAINPKTGLPYNVAHIDPDDLTSGNGSVGNPFMSLEEYSALSLAEQGAFDIIYVQPREDETDTNLNTGLGLLSGQRLLSSSVQHYFESEGSLFVMPGFVADQPLPLLTSSGIVGNDHIITLETGGNCFEVAGFQIDHQMTLTGPNASTGSAIYGDMVSSVSINRNILENSEYATQLTNFSGSLHYSENVLRDNIIGGLQAEFTGDGALALFSNSTSNNMGIGFEVIADGANIMADNLPDAVPTAPDADLPVFSDGSVYIDPSDLTDATNVFPFDPATMSTGIVGNSADLNETGMQIEAINGGTINASVEDNTFSNNQDITSAGFVANAEGVGSEITLTTFQRNTFENNIGSGALLASRDGGTINTPLQVDPLDPLEFIPGFTGNLFDSNSRNGLTVIVDNSEMNDFVMGANTFSNNGESGFAAYLNDATFNDWEFDMNLFDRNGRDGMAFVMDNATNNQFYITNNDITDNAGNGINIIGVDSLMDDLIITNNFIQGNGSPIGGFNINVAFLGGLTPAQQAQFNFAAQRWQEIIIGDLPDVVDPVYGLIDDITITAEGADLGPGILGQAGFTAQRNDADMLPYLGLMEFSNSFLPTLPALELRDVIIHEMGHVLGFTDFLWAQKGLVDYPNALYTGANAVAEHNALFNLNDTGVPLQTGIGPGSDYAHWDDALYGDELMTYSATGTAPRKISRVTAAMFSDLGYTVDMSAADQTFPLVPGTAGGSELEMVAPSAATIAANEQKLANYMLAASTLPLDDPGVVTQAGVGGNSGIQFDLTDSTVNVTMQDNLIDQNLASNLRGELHGASALNLNSSRDQYTASSSGSGLNIITRDTSAANIDLMNATITGNADNGYRGETFNGSTMSVSITSPVDPEFTGLTTISNNTNHGISIISSPDSPTVNTSLVDLFVEETLISGNGQRGVNILSSEFSIFDEIRIQDSVITSNGSDGIGMNRKDDGFINGTILRNTIESNTGDGISLLSQNANTTDTYLIQDNIIRNNTRGIHMRVEADAVLDSIINSNLIDANSSHGIHVTDRANSALDQRNVTGIWTQNEIVNNGGSGIQLDGSYGIDSLLEIGQNGVDGDGFSLGNIIQGNEAAGIQSTAVGIADIHNNLITDNGASGIDIQSTVFFGNIIGIDNNFIADNADIGIEIRADNNVIVESEITNNTITGNGSDGIEVATLNLASSDITVDSNIIFDNRGRGVDILNAGFSPDMVFNLLNNTINVNDGEGVYVVNTSDEAQYNFKDAPTPDNNPLNDETHGMQANGSIFADPRMLFNMDNNIVNNNGIGSQFDATGFVMRVGTSDGGFGTTFEGGYASDGFGGVVANITDNVFSGNFGTDVWFESFRSTANPPVTNGTWTQNEFSLDAPYRSDPLARLDLVFTGNTGNSIDVTNTGAWYDNAEPVFKSRLNNIAAPNIAGPFRISTRRRNAQRLASRDGLPPFVGPGLTYLYPGMGTSTFRVSAASIIGFTGDGTSNEFDTIGSTFNSAAPINTGFEFGELFFDWDTTTYVP, translated from the coding sequence ATGAAAGACACATGTAAGAGTTGGCTGCAAGTTATTACCGCTTGTTTAGGCTTGTCGGCGACCACGTGGGGACAATCCCCTGATGTGGGAGCTTTCGAAGCTCAGCAATCGGAAGGAGGAGCCGTTTCCCAGGCGGATTACGGTTCTGTACGACTTGGTGGTCAAGATCATTCCGCCTCGGCAGCTGTTCCAGCACCAGGAGTGCAACAAACGCACTTTATCCCGGGTGCTCCCCCAATGTTCAATGATGCTCTCGTCCCACAGGACGAAAGCGTCGGCTTTGCCGCAACAAGACCAAGGGACGAAATCCTTTGGCGTGTTGGACGGTCAAGCATGGATCGATACGGATTTGAGGATGGATACACCAACCTCAATGCGTTCATTCCATTAGCGTTTGAGAGTGACCGCGCCTTATGGTGGGTCAACCCGCGAGTGAACATCTCCGATGGTGGAGATGGTTCCGCGAGCTTCGGTCTCGGATATCGCGAATACATTCCAGAAGACGACCGTGTCTACGGGGCCTCTTTCTGGTGGGACAACGAAACTGCCTACAACGGTGATTACAACCAGTTGGGCGGGAGTTTCGAATCTCTCGGTCGCTATGTCGACATGCGAATGAACTTCTCGATCCCGATCGGGGAATCGATGAACACGTCCGTGGTCGGACAAGGAGAGAATGCGTTCGTTGGGAACAACATTTCTGTCCAACAGTTCATTCGAACAGAGGAAGCCCTGCAAACGTATGATGCGGAAATCGCAACTCCATTCCCTTACCTGGGTGGATACGGTGTCGATGTCGGAGTCGGTTTTTACATCCTCGCAGGTGAAGAGACTGATACCTCAGCCGGAGTGAGTGTCCGAACTCAAGCACAGATCAACGACAGTTTCTGGTTAAACGGACTGTACACGAACGACCCGGAATTTGGTTCGAACTTCTCAATCAACTTCGAACTGACCATGCCGTCAAGCGGTCCAATCCGTTGGTTCAAACGTCCAGCCGTCGCTTCCGCACTCACAGATTCTGTGATTCGTCGCTACCGCATGCCGGTCAGCACTGGAACCGGAATCCAACAGAATATCGCAATCAATCCGAAAACCGGATTGCCTTACAATGTCGCACATATTGATCCAGATGATCTGACTTCTGGAAACGGTTCGGTCGGCAACCCGTTCATGTCACTCGAAGAATACTCCGCTTTGTCACTGGCTGAGCAAGGGGCATTCGACATCATCTACGTTCAACCTCGAGAAGATGAGACCGACACAAACCTGAACACAGGCCTTGGTCTCCTGAGTGGTCAACGCCTCTTGAGCAGCAGTGTTCAACACTACTTCGAATCTGAAGGCAGTCTGTTTGTGATGCCTGGATTCGTGGCGGATCAACCTTTGCCTCTGCTCACGAGCAGTGGAATCGTTGGAAACGACCACATCATCACACTTGAAACTGGCGGGAACTGTTTCGAAGTCGCTGGTTTCCAGATTGATCACCAGATGACACTCACTGGCCCGAACGCAAGCACTGGCAGTGCCATCTACGGAGACATGGTTTCCAGTGTCAGCATTAACCGTAACATTCTGGAGAACTCCGAATACGCAACACAGCTGACGAACTTCTCGGGATCGTTGCACTACAGCGAAAACGTACTTCGTGACAACATCATCGGTGGTCTACAAGCTGAGTTCACAGGAGATGGAGCTCTTGCCCTCTTCAGTAACTCCACAAGCAACAACATGGGAATTGGCTTTGAGGTGATCGCCGATGGAGCCAACATCATGGCAGATAACCTGCCAGACGCTGTCCCGACAGCTCCTGATGCTGATCTCCCCGTCTTCAGCGACGGAAGTGTGTACATCGATCCTTCCGATCTGACTGACGCCACGAATGTGTTCCCATTTGACCCAGCGACAATGTCAACAGGAATTGTTGGCAACAGTGCTGACCTCAACGAAACGGGAATGCAAATCGAAGCCATCAACGGCGGAACTATTAACGCAAGCGTTGAGGACAACACATTCTCGAACAATCAAGACATTACTTCCGCTGGATTTGTTGCCAATGCAGAAGGCGTAGGAAGCGAAATCACGCTGACAACTTTCCAACGAAACACCTTCGAGAACAACATTGGCTCTGGTGCGTTACTCGCCTCTCGAGATGGCGGAACCATCAACACTCCATTACAGGTTGATCCACTTGACCCACTGGAATTCATTCCAGGATTCACAGGAAACCTGTTTGATTCAAACAGTCGAAACGGTCTGACAGTCATCGTCGACAACTCAGAAATGAACGACTTCGTGATGGGAGCAAACACATTCTCCAACAACGGAGAAAGCGGTTTTGCAGCCTACCTGAACGATGCCACATTCAATGACTGGGAATTCGACATGAACCTCTTCGACCGCAACGGTCGAGACGGCATGGCCTTCGTCATGGATAACGCAACGAACAACCAGTTCTACATCACAAACAATGATATCACCGACAACGCTGGAAACGGAATCAACATCATCGGTGTCGATTCACTCATGGATGACCTGATCATCACGAACAACTTCATCCAAGGGAACGGATCTCCAATCGGTGGGTTCAACATTAATGTTGCCTTCCTGGGTGGCCTGACTCCGGCTCAACAGGCACAATTCAACTTCGCTGCTCAACGCTGGCAAGAAATCATCATCGGTGACCTGCCTGATGTTGTCGATCCTGTCTATGGGCTGATTGACGACATCACCATTACAGCTGAAGGAGCTGACCTTGGACCAGGTATTCTGGGACAAGCTGGATTCACCGCTCAGAGAAACGATGCTGACATGCTTCCATATCTGGGACTCATGGAATTCAGCAATTCGTTCCTCCCAACTTTGCCTGCTTTGGAACTTCGTGATGTCATCATTCATGAAATGGGACATGTTCTGGGATTCACAGACTTCTTGTGGGCTCAGAAAGGTTTGGTCGACTACCCGAATGCTCTCTATACCGGAGCGAATGCGGTGGCGGAACACAATGCACTGTTTAACCTGAATGACACAGGCGTCCCATTGCAAACCGGAATCGGCCCTGGTTCGGACTACGCCCACTGGGATGACGCTCTCTACGGCGACGAGTTGATGACTTACTCGGCTACTGGAACAGCTCCAAGGAAAATCTCCCGTGTCACAGCAGCCATGTTCAGCGACCTTGGTTACACAGTCGACATGAGTGCCGCTGACCAGACTTTCCCACTTGTTCCAGGAACTGCTGGTGGCAGCGAACTTGAAATGGTGGCCCCAAGTGCCGCGACGATTGCAGCAAACGAGCAGAAACTCGCAAACTACATGCTCGCAGCCTCGACTCTTCCGTTGGATGATCCAGGCGTCGTCACGCAAGCTGGTGTCGGTGGAAACAGCGGGATTCAATTTGACCTGACAGACAGTACTGTCAACGTCACAATGCAAGACAACCTCATTGATCAGAACCTCGCTTCTAACCTTCGCGGTGAATTGCATGGAGCATCAGCACTCAACCTCAACAGTTCCCGTGACCAGTACACAGCAAGTAGCTCAGGTAGTGGACTCAACATCATTACACGAGACACTTCCGCAGCGAACATCGACCTGATGAACGCAACGATCACAGGAAACGCTGACAACGGTTACCGTGGAGAAACCTTTAACGGGTCCACAATGAGTGTTTCCATCACCAGCCCTGTCGATCCTGAGTTCACTGGACTGACAACAATTTCGAATAACACAAATCACGGAATCAGCATTATCTCCAGCCCGGATTCACCAACGGTGAACACCTCACTGGTCGACCTGTTTGTTGAAGAAACCCTGATTAGTGGAAACGGTCAACGTGGTGTCAACATCCTGTCTTCAGAGTTCAGCATCTTCGATGAAATCCGGATTCAGGACAGCGTAATCACCAGCAACGGATCAGATGGAATCGGGATGAACCGCAAGGATGACGGATTCATCAACGGAACAATCCTGCGAAACACAATCGAGTCCAACACTGGAGACGGAATCAGCCTTCTGTCACAGAATGCGAACACGACCGACACGTACCTGATTCAAGACAACATCATCCGCAACAACACTCGCGGAATTCACATGCGAGTCGAAGCAGACGCTGTGCTTGATTCAATCATCAACAGCAACCTGATCGACGCAAACTCCAGCCACGGTATTCATGTCACAGACCGAGCCAACTCAGCCTTGGATCAACGAAATGTTACCGGGATCTGGACCCAGAACGAGATCGTCAACAATGGTGGCTCAGGGATCCAGCTGGATGGATCGTATGGAATTGATTCCCTTCTGGAAATTGGTCAGAACGGAGTCGATGGAGATGGCTTCAGCCTTGGAAACATCATTCAAGGAAACGAAGCAGCTGGTATTCAATCCACAGCTGTCGGTATTGCTGATATCCACAACAACCTGATCACTGACAACGGTGCCAGCGGTATCGACATCCAAAGCACGGTGTTCTTCGGGAATATCATCGGAATCGATAACAACTTTATCGCTGACAACGCAGACATCGGAATTGAGATCCGGGCAGATAACAATGTGATTGTTGAGTCTGAAATCACCAACAACACCATCACAGGGAATGGAAGCGATGGGATCGAAGTGGCGACACTTAACCTGGCGTCGTCCGACATCACCGTCGATTCAAACATCATCTTCGACAATCGCGGACGTGGTGTTGATATCCTCAACGCTGGTTTCAGCCCAGACATGGTCTTCAACCTGCTGAACAACACGATTAATGTTAACGACGGAGAAGGTGTTTACGTTGTCAACACCTCGGACGAAGCACAGTACAACTTCAAAGATGCTCCGACACCGGACAACAACCCACTTAATGATGAAACCCATGGAATGCAGGCAAACGGTTCAATCTTCGCTGATCCGAGAATGCTCTTCAACATGGACAACAACATCGTCAACAACAACGGAATCGGCTCACAGTTCGATGCAACTGGCTTCGTGATGAGAGTCGGAACCAGCGACGGTGGCTTTGGAACAACGTTTGAGGGTGGATATGCCAGCGATGGATTCGGTGGAGTGGTCGCCAACATTACGGACAACGTCTTCTCCGGAAACTTTGGAACAGATGTCTGGTTCGAATCATTCCGCTCAACAGCGAATCCACCTGTCACAAACGGAACATGGACTCAGAACGAGTTCTCACTCGACGCCCCATATCGTAGCGATCCTTTGGCCCGACTTGACCTCGTCTTTACCGGGAACACCGGAAACTCGATCGATGTCACCAACACAGGTGCCTGGTACGACAATGCAGAGCCAGTATTCAAATCACGTCTCAACAATATCGCGGCTCCAAACATCGCGGGACCGTTCCGAATTTCGACTCGACGTCGGAATGCACAACGTCTCGCCAGCCGAGATGGACTCCCACCGTTCGTTGGACCTGGTCTGACCTACCTTTACCCGGGAATGGGAACGAGTACCTTCCGAGTTTCGGCAGCCAGCATCATCGGATTCACCGGAGATGGAACCAGCAACGAGTTTGACACCATCGGATCGACCTTTAACTCAGCTGCTCCGATCAATACCGGGTTTGAATTCGGAGAACTCTTCTTCGACTGGGATACCACAACCTATGTCCCATAA